Sequence from the Aquimarina sp. Aq107 genome:
GCAAATTACATTAGGTGCTTCATTATCAGTTACGGTAATTGTAAAACTACAATTACTACTGTTATTGCCTGATTCATCGGTTGCTACATAGGTCACAGTGGTCGTTCCTGTTGGAAAGCTATCCCCAGAATTATGAGAACTGGACCAAACAATAGCTGTATCTATAGTACAATTATCCGTAACAGTAGGTTCCACCCAGCTTGCCGTTGCAAAACACGCTCCCGAATCTGAATTTATTGTAATGTCAGTGGGACAGTTACTTAAAACCGGAGCTTCTAAATCTTCTACAGTAATATCAAAGGAACAAACAAGACCTTGGTTTCCAGATTCATCTGTAGCTGTATAGGTTACAGTAGTTGTCCCAACCGAGAAGGTATCTCCAGGGAGATGTGATCTTACCCAAATAATATCCTCTGGATTACTACAGTTATCTATAACACTGGGTTCCGTCCAGCTTACAGTAGTGGAACATGTTCCTAAGTTACTTGGTTTTGATATATTAGAAGGACAATCTTGGATAAGAGGGATTTGATTGTCGTTTATTGTAACAGTAAAACTATTGTCAACACTGTTTCCGGAAGCATCAGTAATAGTGTAGGTAATTGTAGTATCTCCTATCGGAAAAAAAGTACCATTGGTATTTCCTCCTGTTTGAATAATTGTGCTTCCAGGGCAATTATCTGTAGAAGATGGTTCTGTCCAATTTACAATTGCACCACAATCATCGATATCATTGTTAGTATTTATATCAGATGGTAAATTAACAATGGTTGGATTTTCTATATCTAAAATGATAATATCAAAACTACAGCTAATCGAATTTCCCGACGCATCTGTAATTTCAAAAGTATTTGTTGTAGTACCTACAGGAAATGTAGCTCCAGAAGCTAATCCAGCTATTTGAGAAGTATTAGAACTAGGGCAATTATCAGTGCCAATAGGTGGAGTATAAACGATAACTGCTCCACAAACTCCAGGATCAGAGTTTTGCGTAATAGTAGAAGGACAATTAATTTCAGGTATTTCATTATCAACTACTATGACATTAAAACTTTCAACAGTAGTATTACTATTATCATCTATAGCAGTATAAGTAATAGTAGTTGTACCAACCGGAAAATTACTTCCATTAATCAAACCTGTTGTTGGATTAGAAGTTTGTTCAAAACTTTGGATACCACAATTATCATTTGCAGTAGGAACTATCCAAGTTACTGCACTATCACAAGAATTTGAGGTATTGTTAATAGTAATATCTGATGGAAGATTAATAATTTCCGGAACTTCAATATCATTAATAGTAACGATAAAACTACAACTGTCCTCATTTCCAGAGCTGTCTGAAGCAGTAGCAGTTACAGTTGTAACACCTTCATTAAAAGAAGCACCATTAAGAGTATTAATAATAGTATTTGTGGTAGCTCCAGTGAGTACATAAGTAATGGATGGAGTTCCACAATTATCAGTTGTATTAGCATCCCAAGAATTATTATTCTTTGTATAGGTACATTGACCGCTATCCGTAATTTCGGTTTGATCGGCAATACAGTTTATACTAGGGTTGGTATCATCAGTTACTTCTACAGTAAAACTACAGGTCGAAACTAAACCGGCAATATCTATTACTGTCCACGTTACAGTGGTAATTCCTTGAGAAAAAGCTACTCCATCTAAACTGATTCCTGTTCCTGTAGATGCACCACTTAAGGCATATGATATCGAATTGATTGAACAGTTATCTGACGCTACAGCATCCCATAACGTATCAGAGTGTGTATACTCACATAAGGCATCTCCTGCTTCAGTCTGATCTGATACACAGGTGATCATTGGGTTTTGATTATCTATTAATGTAACATTAAAATTATAAGTGTTTTCATTTCCGGATTCATCAGTAGCTGTAATAATTACATTTTGTATCGTACTATGATCACTTATAATAGTGCCTGAAACTGGGTTTTGAACCAATGTGATGTTACCAATTGTAGAACAATTATCAGAAACAGTTAAGGTGGAAGTATAGTCTGGTAATACTTGATTACAACTATCTAGGCCGGTGTTAATTGTTTGATCACCCTCTCCTATAATAGAAGGAATCGTATTTTCTAAAGTCGTAGTAATCGGTGCCGATGTAATACATCCTTCGGTACTGATAGCTCGTACTGTATAATTGGTATTTGCAGTAATTGAAATTGAAATAGGGATATCTCCAATTTTCATGAGATTAGTCTCATTCCATAACTCATACGTAGCAGCATCAGTAGCTGAAGCTTCAATTAAAAAAGGAGTATTAAAACAAATAGGATTACCCGAATTTATAGTAGTATTGATATTAGATGGTAAAGGATTTACATTTACTGTAACTGCAGAGGCATTAATTGGAAGTTGTATACCAAAACTATCTAATACATCTACCAAAAAGTAGGTAGTAGTAACTGTGGGAGATATAACAATAGGATCACCACCAAAAGTTGGGCTTTCAGGATCAGAATCACTGTTGTAATTCGTAATTGTGAAATTACTAGTACCATCAGAGTAAACAACCGTATAAGGTCCTAAACTTGCTCCAATAATTACCTGTATAGAAGTTGTTTCACCTATACAGATTGAAGAGGGACCATCAAAAATTAATTCGGCATCCTGAGCATTTAAATTATATACAATTCCAAAAGATAAAAACAGTAAAATATAATAATTCCTTGCAAGGGTGATGATAGATTTGACAGGATAAATAAAAAAATCAAGCATTCTCAATCATATTAATATACCAATAGTTAAACAAGAGTAACACATGTGTTCTTTTAGTATTAGGAAATAAGTTTTATAGTCCCAATATGGAGCATGTATATAGTACGCTGTTATGAAATTTCTCAATCATGGGGTAAGTAAATTGAGAGAGAATTCCCTTTGTTTTATTATTTTAAAGGTATAGTTAAAATATGTTAAGAACAATTTTTTTGTTAATAAAAACGTTAAAAAGGCTTTTTTTATGTTAAAAAAGAGGTTTTTGTATTGTTTGAGTAAGTTTTAACCTTCGTCGTGAAAACATAACTTGATGTTTTATTTCATTTTAAACACATTTTTTAACACTACAAAATAAATAATTTTCTAAATAAACATGGGGAGAAAAAATATTCATTGTGAATTGATCATTGATTTTTTGATGTTTGAATATTTTTAAACTAAGACTGTTTTAATGTAAATTTTATGCAAATAAAAAAAGCGGACAAAAAGTTAATTTTAACTTATTTGTCCGCTTAAAGTGACCTCGGCAGGATTCAAACCTGCAACCTCTTGAGCCGTAATCAAGTGCACTATTCAGTTATGCTACGAGGCCTTTTTTGCGGGTGCAAATATATGAGTATTTCATAAAATATAAAACTATTTTGAAATTTCTTTTTGAAATTTTTTGATGATTTCACTAGCTTTTTTAGCATCATCATTATAAACGAATAGTTCAGTTGAACCTTCAATAGCTCCAAAACCTGCTAATCTTCCTGATTCTTTGTGATCTTTTATTATAAAAGGGATGTTTATTTCATCTAATAGATAAGCTAGTCTGTTAACCATGATAGATGTTCCTGTATATATATTTATATGCTTTTCCATATGTTAAGTTTATTAGATTATTAGCGGAATGAAACACTTTCATTCCGCTTTTTTTAAATGTTACTCTTTGGACGCTTTTTGTGACATCATCTTTTTGGCAAGATCAGCACCAATCAAAGATTGTAGTAGGTTGCCATCCGTTCCTGATTTACTTCCATCCTGGATATAAATTTCAGGAAGTTTTAGGTCTTTAAGCTGTTTTGCAACATTGACAGAGGTTTTAAATTCCCACTCTGCTCGTTCTTGAGGCGTAAGACCTGCAGTTACTAGTTTTGCGTTTTCATAAGATTGTGCATCAGCCATTGTTTTCTGGGTTTTGGCCTTAAACTGTGCAACCTCATAATTTTTCCGCTCTTCAATAAGATTAAATTCTGCTACTTTGGCTTTTGTTTCAGCTTCAATAGTTTTCTGAATTTGCTCTTTTTCTAATCTAGCTCTTTCTGCAGCTTTTTCAGCTTCACCTCGCGCAGTTTCTTTTTGAGCACGATAAAATTCACGCTCCGCTTGCTGTTTTTCTAACTGAGTCTGTGCGACTTCTTCTTTTTGTAACTGAAGACGTTTGTCGAATTCTGGTTCCCAATCTATTTCGGTAACAACAGCTTGTACAACCGTTAGACCATATCCTTTTAACGAATTTCCTTTTTCTCTAACTGGTTCTCCATCGTGATACTTTATTCTAAAACGTTTTTGCTTTGATTCTTTGTTAACAATCGTTCGTACCGTAGCACTATCACCAATGATTTCTCTATTTTCATTAGCAATAAATTCCTCAAGAACATACATTCCATTTTCTAATTGATCTTTAAAATATCTGTCAAAATCCGAAGCTTGTCCAGATATATAATCTTGGGCATCCATAAGCTTACAGGTGTTTTTAATAGATTGATCAATATTAGGTATGATTCTAGATCTAATCAAGTTTCTTTCGGTTTTGTTACGATCAGCAACAGATAAAAATTGATCTTGATCTGCTGTATTGATGCTAATAACTACCGAAGTTGCAATTCTGGCTTTTACTGCATCACTAAACGCCCAATACTTAGCTTTGTCAACATTCGCATATTTACTTTGCTCTCCCAATTCATTCTTCTTGTTTGGGATTACATATTTAATTGGTAATTCGAATTGAATAGGGATTAATCGTCCCCACATTTTAGTATGAATTCCTTGATGCACTACTGCTTTTTGACTCCCCCAAGGATACTGAACTGCATAAGCAGTACCTGGTTCGGCATAAAAGAACATTCCCGAAATTACACTCATGACTAATCCAATTATAATCATTGAGATATTTCTTTTTCGAGTGAATTTATGTAGTGTTTTTGATTCTTTAAAAAAAGGTTTGATGATAAAGATGGTGATTCCTATAAACACCATGATAATTCCTAGATATGTTAGCATAGTTATGATGTATTAAATTTTATTAATTAATTATTTAGTTAATAAGTGTACATCGTTGATTACATGATTTCTATGCTTTTAATAGTGAAAAAGTTGGTTTAATTAATTCTCGTGCATGTAAGATATATAGGTTGTTGTAATTAGAAAAATATTTATATTAAAATCTATAAAGGTGAATTAATATTGTAAGCTTAAAGATGATTTTAGTTCTGGATTGAAACTTAAAATATCTATTTATTGTTTTAAATTGTAATATAATATTTGCTTTTTAGGTGTAAATGTAATTTTTCAAGAGGTGTTTTTGAGATGATTTTTTAATTGTAGACCATTTTCATAATTTTTGGTACTCTTTTTTCTAATTTCATTATTTTGCAATCATGAATTTAGAAAAGTTAATAAGAGATATTCCTGATTTTCCAAAACCTGGAATTATTTTTAAAGATATTACTCCACTTTTAGCAAACTCTGAAGCTTTAGTGTATTGTGCGGACCAATTAGCAGCATTATCTCCAGATAGGATTAAAATTGATAAAGTGATTGGTATTGAAGCAAGAGGTTTTATATTAGGTAGTATGATTGCAGAAAGATTAGCCGCGGGTTTTATTCCGGTGCGTAAGAAAGGGAAGTTACCTTTTGAAGTAATTTCAAAAAGTTATGGGTTAGAATATGGAGAAGATATTTTAGAAATCCATAAGGATGCAATCAAACCGGGGGATAACATTTTGATACATGATGATGTTTTAGCAACAGGAGGAACAGCAAATGCTGTTTGTCAACTTGTAACAGAATTGGGTGGAAATATAGTACAATGTAATTTTATAATGGAATTAGGTTTTCTAAATGGGAAGGAAAAACTTAACTGTAATGTAGCTTCGTTGCTAAGTTATTAATAAAAAAGAAACAGCTTTCAGTATTATAATCTGAAAGCTGTTCCATTAATAATTTAAAGTCTTATTTTTTAGAAGTTGCGATAATAGCACCGTCTTTTGCTTTGTCACCATATAAACTTATTGCAGTAGTAGCTTTTAGGAAGTCTACCGCTTCTAGTTTATCTGCTTTAGCTAATTCGTCCAATGTTTTAAAATCAGATTCTTTTCCGTCAATGATTATTAGCTTTTCTATGTCTGGATCATCTATAAAACTAAACTTTTTAGATTTGCTAAAATGCGAAGGGAATTGTTGTCCATTAAAAATTAGGTTTCCGTTTTCATCTTCTTCAAATTCGAAAGAGTTCATGATTTGATTTTTTAAACTACCTATATCAAAATGTTTTCCATTAAAAAATATGGAGTCACCTTCTTTGTCAAAATCAAAGTTAAATCTAAAGTTTTGGTTTTTTAAAATACTATCTAAATCAAAGTTTTGTTTGTTAAAACCAATCTGGTTTCTCCAAGAAGAAATGTCAAACATGCCAGAGTTAGTAATGTAAAGATTTCCATTTTTATACCCAAGCTCAACATCAGATATGGGTTCGGATGATGATGATGAGTATTTGCTCTTAGCATTTCCTTTTTTTAGAATAATGTTTAAACTAGTGATTTCATTTTGACTATTAAACTCTATATTTTCAATAATTAGTTCAATGCCATTTTCTAAAAAAAACATTTTAAGGTCCTCTAACTCCTTTTCAGTGGTGTTCTTGTTTATTGTTGCTATAATTTCATTAAACTCAGATACTAACTGTTGAGGTGTGTTTGTAGTCGATCCTGAGGTGAATGCTGATAGGGAAAGTATACCTAGTATACCCATTCCAAAAATGATCCATTTTTTCATACTAAATATTATTTTGATTTTCGATTTTTAATTGAAATGAATTCAATATAAATACGAAAAAGGAAAATGGATGTTGCAGAATATAATTCTTTCTTATCTGAGCTTGTTGTTTGTATTTAAGTGAATACTAAAGAGCTCTTTTGGTTACATATAATCTCCAACCAAAAATTAGCATTTGTAGTTTAGAAGCTTTACTAAGATCCAGTTGTCGTTTTGTAAAACTAGGAAGTAATAGTTTGTTTAATTTTGCTAAAAATATAAAAAGCTGTTTTTTCATATCTCTAAAATAAAAAAACTCACTCGAATTCAAGTGAGTTTTTGAGTAATTGTGATATTGATTTTATTTTTTTAATATAACTTCTACAACACCATTTTCACCTTTAGAACCAAATTTAGTAATTGCTTTTAAGGATTTATAGACATTTACAGATGCTATATTATCCGGATTTATTTTAGTGAGTTCACCGTATTTAGATTCTTTTCCGTTGATAAAAATTAAGGGCTTCGGTTCGTTGTCATTAGATGATCCAATTTGGATATCCTTTTTGTCTATTCTAATGTCAAAACCAGTTTCTTTTTTTGTTTTCTTTTTTGTTGTAATATGAATGACACCATCTTCTCCTTTTTTTCCATATTTCATTACATTTTCTTTT
This genomic interval carries:
- a CDS encoding SPFH domain-containing protein translates to MLTYLGIIMVFIGITIFIIKPFFKESKTLHKFTRKRNISMIIIGLVMSVISGMFFYAEPGTAYAVQYPWGSQKAVVHQGIHTKMWGRLIPIQFELPIKYVIPNKKNELGEQSKYANVDKAKYWAFSDAVKARIATSVVISINTADQDQFLSVADRNKTERNLIRSRIIPNIDQSIKNTCKLMDAQDYISGQASDFDRYFKDQLENGMYVLEEFIANENREIIGDSATVRTIVNKESKQKRFRIKYHDGEPVREKGNSLKGYGLTVVQAVVTEIDWEPEFDKRLQLQKEEVAQTQLEKQQAEREFYRAQKETARGEAEKAAERARLEKEQIQKTIEAETKAKVAEFNLIEERKNYEVAQFKAKTQKTMADAQSYENAKLVTAGLTPQERAEWEFKTSVNVAKQLKDLKLPEIYIQDGSKSGTDGNLLQSLIGADLAKKMMSQKASKE
- a CDS encoding putative signal transducing protein, which codes for MEKHINIYTGTSIMVNRLAYLLDEINIPFIIKDHKESGRLAGFGAIEGSTELFVYNDDAKKASEIIKKFQKEISK
- a CDS encoding adenine phosphoribosyltransferase, which produces MNLEKLIRDIPDFPKPGIIFKDITPLLANSEALVYCADQLAALSPDRIKIDKVIGIEARGFILGSMIAERLAAGFIPVRKKGKLPFEVISKSYGLEYGEDILEIHKDAIKPGDNILIHDDVLATGGTANAVCQLVTELGGNIVQCNFIMELGFLNGKEKLNCNVASLLSY